The Hippea alviniae EP5-r region CTTTATTCCTTATTTCTTAGAGAAACATCCTGAGTATAATGTAATAAATTTAGACTTACTTACTTACTTATGCAGGAAATCTTGAGAATTTAAAAGAGGTAGAAAGCAATCCAAGATATAAATTTATAAGAGGTGATATCTGTAATCGAGAGCTTGTCGAGTACATATTTAAAGAGTTTGATATTCAGGGCGTAATTCACTTTGCAGCAGAGTCTCATGTTGACAACTCAATTAAAAATCCTGATGTATTTATAAAGACAAATGTTCATGGCACATTTACACTGTTGGATGTGGCTTATAAACATTGGATGAAAGAGCCCTTTGAATATAAAGACAGATACAAAGAGTGCAGATTTCACCACATATCAACGGATGAAGTCTATGGCTCACTCCCTAACGACCCAAGTAAACTGTTTACGGAAAAAACTCCTTATGCCCCAAATTCTCCTTATTCTGCAAGCAAAGCAGCAAGCGATATGATTGCAAGAAGTTATTTTAAGACCTATGGTTTAAATGTTGTAGTAACGAACTGCTCAAACAATTATGGCCCAAAACAGCATGATGAAAAACTAATCCCGAACATAATAAGAAATGCACTTCAAGGAAAACCTATTCCCATATACGGAGACGGTAAGAATATAAGAGACTGGCTCTATGTTCTTGACCATTGCAAGGGCATAGACCTTGTATTCCACAAAGGAGAAGCAGGTGAAACCTACAACATAGGCGGAAGAAACGAGAGAGAAAATATATACATAGCAGAAAAGATATGTGAAATTTTGGATGAACTATATCCACCTTCTGTCAATTCAGAGCTCAAAACTAAAAATCCAAGACTAAAAAGTTATAAAGAGCTTATAACTTTCGTAAAAGACAGACCCGGTCATGACAGAAGATATGCCATAGATGCAAGCAAAATTGAGAATGAGCTTGGGTGGAAGGCAGAAGAAACTTTCGAAACCGGAATAAAGAAGACAGTGGAGTGGTATTTGGATAGATATGTTAGGAGAATATAATGATCAATGTTGCAAGACCATATTTGCCACAATTTGATAAATATATCAACAAAATAAAAGAATTGTGGGACAATCACTGGATTACAAATAATGGAAAGTTTGTCCAGGAATTAGAAGAGAAGTTAAAAGATTATTTAAAATAGATTACATAGTTTTAACTGCGAATGGAACATTAGCTTTACAAGTTACACATAAGTTGTTCTGTTTGAGATAAGAAGTGGTTGTGATGTTTTTTGGGGAGTATTGGCAAATAACGCAAGTGATCTTTATAGGTTACATCTTCACGGAAAAATATACTATATGATTTTGCATATTTGTGGTTTAGATAAATTTATTCCGCCATTTATTATTGAGTTTGTAAATAAAAATTTTGATATTTCAGAACGCGAATTTATATTGCTTGAAAAGAAAGATACGAATATGGTCTGAATAAAGATTATCCTTTAAGATGGGTAAAAGCAAGAAGAGATGTTTTTAAATTTTTTTAAACTATATTTAGTATATGTATACTGCAAAAAAATAGTAATTCATGGGTTAGAAATGAAAAATTGACTTATGCTTTGTTAGCGCAACCTTGGCTATTAAAGAAATGTTATCATGTTCTATGGGAAGGTGATTTCTACTTTACTAAAAGGCAAAGCAGAGCAAAGAAAAAAGCAACAAAACAGATGGGACATTTTATCACATATATTAAAGGTGACTACGAATTGGCTAAGAAATGGTATGGAGCAAAGGGAAAGTAGCACGAATGCATTATGTATCCAAACAATTTGTTTAAAGAATATAATATTGATAACATTCTCCAAAAAGATTATGTGACAATCCAAATTGGTAATTCTGCCACCGAAACAAATAACAATTTTGAAGTCTTTGAAAAATTAAAAAATATAAAAATGAAAATATAGTTTTATATGTTCCGCTTTCTTACGGGAACAAAGAATATGTAAAAAAAGTTATTAAAAAAGGATATGAAATACTTGGAGAAAAAAATTTAAACCTATTTTGAAATTTATGCCTTTTGATAAGCATCTTGAATTTTTATCCAAAATTAATATAATTATTTTTAACCATAATAGACAACAAGGGATGGGAAATATAATAACTTTATTAGGGTTTGGTAAAAAGGTTTATGTTAGAAGTGATGTTACTTGTTGGAAAATGTTTGAGGAAAAGGGGATTAAATTGTTTGATATTAAGAAAGAGATAGATTTAAGATCTATTGATAAAAGAGTAATAGAAATGAACAAAAAAACATTAAAAAATTTTTTCTCAGGAGACATTATTAAGTCAATGGAAGATGATTTTTGAATGTTGATTTTAAGGGACAGTTATGTTTCATATAAAGTATTTAGAGTGGGATAGTAATTTTTTTGGATTATCTATATACGATTTGGAAGCAAATAACATTTGTAAAAAAGATATTTTAAATTTAAAAAAAGAGATAAACTCAATAAATTTTGATGTAATACAAACTAAAATAAACTAAAATCAATGCGAGTAATAGAAAATCTATAAAAATCATTGAATCTATGGGGTTTTCTTTTGTAGATTTTCATATTGTTTATGAAAAAAAATTAACTAAAAAACACAAGCCAAATATAATTCCCAAAAGCATAAGCAATGTTAATATTGATTGTTTTGAGGATATTAAAAAAATAATTAAGTCTCTTTATAAACATAGTAGATTTTTATCCATAGGCATTTCTCAGGAGTATGTAGACAGGTTTTATAGTGAATGGGCAAAGAAAGCTATATTGGGAACATTTGACGATTTTTGTTTAGGTTTTTTCGAAAGGAATAAGTTAGCAGTAACTTGTAAAATACTAACTCAAATAGGATTAATAGGCGTTGGTAATGAATATCAAGGCAAAAAATAGGGACATTATTGATGCGATTTTTAGAGAATTATCTTATAGATAAGAATATAAGTATTCTCAAAGTAATTACAGAAGGGAGCAATATATCAGCCCAAATTTTTTATATCAAAAACGGTTTTTTTGTTAGAGATATAAAGTATATTTCTTATTTGTTTAAAGATGATAAAAATGATTCCATTTAACAAACCACCATATACTGGAAACGAAGAAAAATATATACTTGAAGCTATAAAAAGCGATAAAATTTCAGGAAATGACTACTTTGGTAAAAGATGCGAGAAATGTTTTGAAGAAAAAAAGCATTATTAACACCATCTCACACTGCTGCTCTTGAGATGTGTGTAATGTTAATTAACATAAAGAAAAACGATGAAGTTATTATACCGAGCCATACATTTGTATCCACCGCAAATGCATTTGTGTTAAGAGGGACAAGAATAACTTTTGTAAATATTCGTCCTGACACAATGAATATTGACGAAAATAAAATTGAAGACGCTATCACTGAGAAGACAAAAGCGATAGTTGTTGTTCATTATGCTGGAGTTGCTTGTGAAATGGATAAAATTATGAAGGTTGCAAATAAATATAATCTGTATGTGATTGAAGATGCTGCTCAAGGGATGATAAGTTATTACAAAGAAAAACCTTTGGGAACTAAACTATTGGACATTTTGGAGCTTATAGTTTTCACGAAACCAAAAATTACACCAGTGGTGGTGGAAGTGGACTTTTAATAGTGAACGACGAAAGATTCATTGACAGAGCAGAAATTATTAGAGAGAAAGGAACAAACAGAAGCCAATTTTTAGAGGAATGACTGATAAATGCACCCGAGTAGATATTGGAAGTAGCTATTTAATGAATGAAATAAGTGCTGCTTATTTATGGAGGCAACTTGAAAAGGCTGAAAACATAAACCTAAAAAGATTAAAGATGTGGGAATATTATTATAAAGAATTTCTGAATTTAGCAAATAAAGGGTTTATTGAATTACTAATTATTCCAAAAGGGTGCAAACATAATGCCCACATGTTTTATATATTTTATATAAAAGTAAAAGATTTAAAAACAAGAACAAAACTTATAAATTTTTTGAAAGAAAACGGTATCTTAGTAGTTTTTCATTATATCCCACTTCACAGCAGCCCAGCGGGAATAAAGTTTGGAAATTTCGTAGGAAAAGACGAATTTACAACAAAAGAAAGTGAGAGACTTATAAGATTGCCTTTATATTATTCTATCACTAAAGATGAAGTCGAATTTGCTATTAATAAAGTGAAAGAATTTTTTAACAACAAAACGAAACAAATGAAACTAAAAA contains the following coding sequences:
- a CDS encoding TDP-N-acetylfucosamine:lipid II N-acetylfucosaminyltransferase, with amino-acid sequence MPFDKHLEFLSKINIIIFNHNRQQGMGNIITLLGFGKKVYVRSDVTCWKMFEEKGIKLFDIKKEIDLRSIDKRVIEMNKKTLKNFFSGDIIKSMEDDF